The Euphorbia lathyris chromosome 3, ddEupLath1.1, whole genome shotgun sequence genome contains a region encoding:
- the LOC136223582 gene encoding calcium-dependent mitochondrial ATP-magnesium/phosphate carrier protein 3-like, giving the protein MEKKPKNGKEEKPNCCNPVKKPGPVTMEHVQLALGETKEEREQRIQSLFNMFDVSNSGYLDYNQIEKGLSALEIPADYKYAKDLLDVCDANQDGRVDYQEFKRYMDDKELELYCIFQAIDVEHNGCILPEELYDALLRAGIELDDEELARFVERVDKDNNGVITFEEWRDFLLLYPHEATIENIYHYLERVCVVDIGEQAVVPAGISKHIHAYRYLIAGGVAGATSRTATAPLDRLKVVLQVQTTNARVMPAVKDIWKEGGMLGFFRGNGLNVLKVAPESAIRFYTYEMLKDIIMRSKGKGDKASIGTTERLVAGGLAGAVAQTAIYPMDLVKTRLQTCACENGKNPNLAALWRDIWVQEGARAFYRGLVPSLLGIIPYAGIDLAAYESLKDMSKKYILEDSEPGPLVQLGCGMMSGALGATCVYPLQVVRTRMQAHTGNAYKGMGDVFGKTFRCEGIRGFYKGLFPNMLKVVPSASITYLVYEAMKKSLDLE; this is encoded by the exons ATGGAGAAAAAACCCAAAAATGGTAAGGAAGAAAAACCCAATTGCTGTAATCCAGTTAAAAAACCAGGGCCAGTGACGATGGAGCATGTTCAGTTGGCGCTTGGAGAGACtaaagaagagagagagcagAGGATTCAATCTCTTTTCAATATGTTTGATGTTTCAAATTCTGGTTATTTGGATTATAACCAGATTGAGAAGGGGCTATCTGCACTAGAAATACCTGCGGATTACAAGTATGCTAAGGATTTGTTGGATGTGTGTGATGCCAATCAGGATGGTCGTGTTGATTACCAGGAGTTCAAGAGATATATGGATGATAAGGAGCTTGAACTATATTGTATATTTCAAGCCATTGATGTTGAACATAATGGTTGCATTTTGCCCGAAGAGTTGTATGATGCACTTCTTAGGGCAG GAATCGAACTTGACGATGAGGAGCTGGCTCGTTTTGTTGAGAGAGTGGACAAAGATAACAATGGTGTTATAACATTTGAAGAATGGAGAGATTTCCTTCTTCTGTATCCTCATGAAGCTACTATTGAAAACATTTATCATTACTTAGAAAGAGTTTGTGTGGTTGATATTGGTGAACAGGCTGTCGTCCCGGCAGGAATCAGCAAGCACATCCATGCATACAGATATCTAATTGCCGGAGGTGTAGCAGGAGCAACATCTCGTACAGCAACTGCACCTCTTGATCGTCTTAAGGTTGTTTTGCAAGTCCAAACGACAAATGCTCGTGTAATGCCGGCAGTAAAGGATATATGGAAGGAAGGGGGTATGTTGGGATTTTTCAGAGGAAACGGATTAAACGTCTTGAAAGTAGCACCAGAAAGTGCTATCAGATTCTACACTTACGAAATGCTGAAGGACATCATTATGCGATCTAAAGGAAAAGGAGACAAGGCTAGTATTGGTACCACAGAGCGTCTTGTGGCCGGTGGTCTTGCTGGTGCAGTGGCACAAACTGCAATATATCCAATGGATCTTGTAAAAACACGATTACAAACTTGTGCTTGCGAAAATGGGAAAAATCCTAATCTGGCAGCACTGTGGAGGGATATATGGGTCCAAGAAGGAGCCCGGGCATTTTATAGGGGCCTGGTTCCATCACTTCTTGGAATCATTCCTTATGCAGGCATTGATCTCGCTGCATATGAATCCTTAAAGGACATGTCCAAGAAGTACATTCTTGAAGACAGTG AGCCTGGTCCTCTTGTGCAACTGGGATGTGGGATGATGTCTGGAGCTCTCGGAGCAACTTGTGTTTACCCGTTGCAGGTTGTGAGAACGAG AATGCAAGCTCATACGGGCAATGCGTACAAGGGAATGGGGGATGTGTTTGGGAAAACATTTCGGTGTGAAGGGATTAGGGGATTCTACAAAGGGTTGTTTCCTAATATGCTAAAAGTTGTTCCATCTGCAAGCATCACTTACCTGGTTTATGAGGCCATGAAAAAGAGTCTGGATTTGGAATga